Proteins found in one Zea mays cultivar B73 chromosome 1, Zm-B73-REFERENCE-NAM-5.0, whole genome shotgun sequence genomic segment:
- the LOC103631056 gene encoding B3 domain-containing protein Os03g0120900, with protein MEFTAPPPATRSGGGEERAAAEHHQQQQQATVEKEHMFDKVVTPSDVGKLNRLVIPKQHAERYFPLDAAANDKGLLLSFEDRAGKPWRFRYSYWNSSQSYVMTKGWSRFVKEKRLDAGDTVSFGRGVGEAARGRLFIDWRRRPDPPVVHHQYHHHRLPLPSAVVPYAPWAAAAHAHHHHYPAAGVGAARTTTTTTTTVLHHLPPSPSPLYLDTRRRHVGYDAYGAGTRQLLFYRPHQQPSTTVMLDSVPVRLPPTPGQHAEPPPPAVASSASKRVRLFGVNLDCAAAAGSEEENVGGWRTSAPPTQQASSSSSYSSGKARCSLNLDL; from the coding sequence ATGGAGTTCACCGCTCCCCCGCCCGCGACCCGGTCGGGCGGCGGCGAGGAGAGGGCGGCTGCTGAgcaccaccagcagcagcagcaggcgacGGTGGAGAAGGAGCACATGTTCGACAAGGTGGTGACGCCGAGCGACGTCGGGAAGCTGAACCGGCTGGTGATCCCGAAGCAGCACGCGGAGAGGTACTTCCCGCTGGACGCGGCGGCGAACGACAAGGGCCTGCTGCTCAGCTTCGAGGACCGCGCGGGGAAGCCCTGGCGCTTCCGCTACTCCTACTGGAACAGCAGCCAGAGCTACGTGATGACCAAGGGCTGGAGCCGCTTCGTCAAGGAGAAGCGCCTCGACGCCGGGGACACCGTCTCCTTCGGCCGCGGCGTCGGCGAGGCGGCGCGCGGCAGGCTCTTCATCGACTGGCGGCGCCGACCCGACCCGCCCGTCGTGCACCACCAGTACCACCACCAccgcctccctctcccctccgCCGTCGTCCCCTACGCGCcgtgggcggcggcggcgcacgcGCACCACCACCACTACCCAGCAGCTGGGGTCGGTGCcgccaggacgacgacgacgacgacgacgacggtgctcCACCACCTGCCGCCCTCGCCCTCCCCGCTCTACCTTGACACCCGCCGCCGCCACGTCGGCTACGACGCCTACGGGGCCGGCACCAGGCAACTTCTCTTCTACAGGCCGCACCAGCAGCCCTCCACGACGGTGATGCTGGACTCCGTGCCGGTACGGTTACCGCCAACGCCAGGGCAGCACGCCGAGCCGCCGCCCCCCGCCGTGGCGTCGTCAGCCTCGAAGCGGGTGCGCCTGTTCGGGGTGAACCTCgactgcgccgccgccgccggctcaGAGGAGGAGAACGTCGGCGGGTGGAGGACTAGTGCGCCGCCGACGCAGCAggcgtcctcctcctcatcctaCTCTTCCGGGAAAGCGAGGTGCTCCTTGAACCTTGACTTGTGA